A stretch of DNA from Coccidioides posadasii str. Silveira chromosome 1, complete sequence:
GCGGTCCATCCGAGGAAAGAAAACAGAACTTCCATAGTATCGCGGTGGGACTTTGGCAACAAGCAACATGTAAGATGCAAGACACGTCGACGCGTGTCGAGGTCGGGTATCTCTGCAAGAAAAGGGAAGCCATTAGCTGACGAAACGCAATTTCTCTAGAAAGCCCAAAACTTACTCTGCGAAACGATAAACAATTTGTGCAGCTTGAATGTAAGGAGAGGATCCGGCATTTCTCTCAAAAACTTTTTGAGAAGAGCGGCCACTTGGACGGGGctttctttattcaaatctgcAGTTTCATATTTCGTGTCGATCAACTCAGCAGTATCCTTCAATCGCCTGATATTGCCGTTTTTCCGGAAGACACCTTCAACAGACATATCCATTTGTCTCATGGCAGAGATGGCATCGTCAACAAACGTTGGGATGCGAAGATTGCCAGGACCAACGCCGTGTGTCGACTCCGTACCATCCCTATCAACCAGCTGCTCCAGGTTAACACCAAAAACGCCCTTCTTCTTTCCACCTTTGCGGCTATCGTTTTTAAACGCTTTTCCAAAGATATTCCAAATGGTTGGTTTTCGTGTTTCGATTAACTCGAGCAACTCCTCGAGATTAAAATGTCCCTCGACGAGTGGTTGCATTGACAAGACAGCTACATGGCGAACAATGAAGTATTCAAGGGCTGACAACTCAGAGAAATATTTCGTATGTTTCGGAGGCTGCTGTCCCTGTCTATCCTCGGCATTTGATAATTCGCGTTGATGGCCTTGCTTAATCTTTGGGGCCGGTTCTGCAGAGGCCACAAGCCCTGTACGGGCATGTTTGAAAGCGTTGGGACGGTGCTCTTTAGCCTGCTCAGCGGCGACAATGCGTGAAATATCATCAAGGGTCAATGCGTCTTGATTGCCAAAAGTCAAATCCGTTATTGGTTCACCGTCAGCATCTCTTTCCTCGACAATCTGGAACCCATACTGCCGCGAGTCACCCTCGACTCCAGAAGAGCCCGGTCTGGCGCTGCTTCCCTTAGGACCATCGATAATTCGAGAAGTTCGGGCTTTCTTGAATGTAGTAGATACTGCTCGCTCATTCCGAGTGGATCGGAGTCTTCGCATTTCCCCCACGGTCTGTTCTAGCGAAGAAGGCGCGGTGTCTTTGGACGCTTCCGCATAGGAATTCGACCTGGTGTTGGCCCTCTGGGGAGGAGATTGCAATTCGCCTGTGGCGGAGACTCTGTGTCCATCGTTCGCTTCATATTGGTTCAAGTTCGGATCATCTGAGTGGAAAGGTGAATTTAATGAGGCAAAGCAGAAAGAAGGGAAGGAGTGCATCGTACCTGATGTATGTGGCAGCGTGCCTCCCGATCGAAGTACAGCCAAGAGTCTTGCGAGAGCCACTTCCAAGAGGAAAACATACTGCTGCAGCCTTGTGACATAGACAAATCCCCCAATGGCTTGGGGATCATGGCCTCTTTGCTCAGCACACGCACGGCAGTATGGCCGATCGTTCTTTTCGCTCCAGCGAGCTCTCGAGAGATCCATGGTGAGATCATCCTGGCAAGCACCACAAACGAGATGAGGTGGCTTCTTATGCCAAAGTCTTTCTCCAAGTGAAATACACTCATCATCGATAGGATCCTTGCAAGCAGCACAGCAGTCCGATTGTTGATTTGCGAGTCGCTCAACGTTGCTCGTCAGCCCACTAGCTGAAATCCGATTAAGGCCGTCTAAATCTTCAGCTTTCTGGAGGAACTTGAATAGCTCATCTGCACTTTGGGTCTCTCTTTCAACCTTAAGAGCACCCTGCAATCCAATGCGGATCAAAAGTTTAAGATAATGGGCCAATCCAGTAACGAGGGCGAGCAACTCTTGGGTTACTCCAAGTTTACGAACTCCGGTTTCCTGAGTCTTCGACAGGAGTGCAAAGAATGCAACTATCTTCTTGCAAAGGAGTTTAGCCTCTCGAGCATACGACAGGTCTAAAGAAGAAGGGTCAAGGTCAGCATACTCCTGCAAAATGCAACGTTACTGGGGTATTACCTTTCATGCCTTTGGATGATATCACAGCCGCAAGTCTGTCGGTGCCCTTGAACAATACCTCCACATGAAAAATGAATTTCTTCGCCACGACAACTCCGTCAGCATAAGCGCCGTTGCTAACATGCAGCAACATGTCAGATATGCACTGCGCCGACGACTCCTCGAAGGTCGACAGGACACTCCAGATGCGGTACACTTTCTCCTCCATCTCGTCTTCTTTCTTTCGGATCCGGTCACGTTCTTCCTGGGGAGCATCGACATCGAGTTCCGGGGGCTCATACTCCTGCCCGTTTGGTGCCAAGCGGACATTCCAGAACTTGTGGATCATGTAACATTCTGGATGCCAATGCTGGTTCTGACCATTGCGGAATATCTCAACAAACTGCTTGAGGATCGCGGTCTGGCAGCCATTGCATCTCTGTGCGAAACAGGTTGAGTAGTGGTAATGGCAGTACACCTTGGCTTCATGCTCATAGTAGCTGTCTTGTGCTCCAAAGATGGCTGGACAAACGGAACATGTGAAATGTTCAATGTGGTACTTTCGATCCAGTGCAGTGATATAAGATCCACGGAGTGCACCACCACATTCATAGCATATCAGGTTCAAGCGCCTAAAATAATCTGTTTCACACAAAGGGTATTGTCCATTTCCATCCTCAGCATCAACAGGAAAGAACTTGGACGCGACAACATCTCCGCAATCCTAACATGGATGTCAGTCAGAAGAATGCCACATGCAAGCAAAGTGGTATTGACGCGTACATTACACTGAAAACACTCTAAGTGATACGTGCCTCCCAGAGCACGAACAAACTGTCCCAGGAGGGGCTCTCCGCACTTGCGACAGATTCTTGAAGTATTCCCTGGCGATTTACCACCGGCGGGGCCATTCTGGCGCGATCGATCACGTGGAGTAGATCTTTCTCTCTGACCTTGTCCGGGCTCCTGAGGCCTGCCTAGACGGTTGTCGGTCTCTTCCGGGTTTGGGGCAGAGGAATTTGCCCAGGGGGCGCCTGTGGTAGGGTCTGGGATGTCCGTGGGCGAGTGAGTCTGGTACGCATCACCATAAACTCCTGTGTTCGTGTTTGCCTGTAGTCCCCCATTTCGTGCGCCACCAGGAATTAGTTCCGGGGGAATACCTGGCGGTGGAGGCATCTCCGCGTCAGATAACCTCCCCGAACAGCACTAGAGGTCGAGGTCGCAGGGCAGCAGAGCTTGAGGGTGCGGCTTGTCTGGTTTTACTTTATgctttttgtttattttttgGAAAGGGAGCGTGGGAGGGGTGTGTTAAACGGTGGCAGGACGGCGGAGAGGATTAGGGGATCGTtggagaaagggaaaaaaaaaaggtctcGAGGGAAGGGAGAGAAATCGCGCGAGTTGCTGACAAGCCGGCGACTAAGCAGGAAAGGTCAATGATCGACGAGTCTCCGTAATTTGAGGGAGCGTGCCAATTGTTGGGTGCTATTGGGTGACTCAAGCAATCTCTCAATGAAGAGAGAATTGTTCCGAAAGGTCAAAGGTTAGATTCGCGGAATCTCTCACAGAAGGTTTTGAATCGAGTGAGTGGTTGTGATGACAGAAGGGCAGGTGACGCGAAGTGAGGGAAAACAGGAGACGGGCTGGTTGGAGGTTGCAAACACGACTGGATCTCTCAGGGTAATTGACCTTCCAGCAGGACTGGCAAATAAAGAGTTAATGAGATCAGGGCCAGGAAGGGTCTGATAAAAAGGCTGCTGGGTGTCAAATATGAGGATGTGAGGGCGGCGAAGTAGCTTGGCATGCAGATGAACATCTAACCCCCTCGTTCACCGACAGAGTGAGAGGATCTGAGGCTGGCAGATAGACGACTGACCACCCCAACCGCGTTGGTCTACGCGAGCAGCAGGGTGCGGAGAGACAGCGCGCGCGTCGTGAGCAGGGCAGCAGAGAAGGGAAGCAGGACAGAGAGAAAGCACAGGAAAGGAACGGCGAGCACATAGAGAGAgtagaaagagagagagagaacaacacCAGCGCGGCAGGGGAAATGTTGTTGGCGGGAGAAGGGCTGCGCATCGAGCTGCTTGGCCGCCCGCCTTTCTTGTGGTTCACCCAAGTCGATGCCGCTAGTGAGCCGCGCTAGGCAGAATGAGGCCTGCACGTGACCTGCCGCCGGCGCTGTTTCAGGGTCGCTTGCAGTTCCACTTCTTGCTGGCGGCGGTGCAGATGGAGATGGAGAGAGAGTGGTTTGTCTTGACGGGCAGGCCATGGAGAGTGGGCTTGTTTCAAGCGTCAGCTGGCCGGCCGCGACCGACGGGGTGGCGGGCGAAACAACAAGCCATGCTAATCGACCGGGTTTATTATTAGACCATGGATGCTTTGCGTTCGAAGGGAAAAACCCAGTTCCAGCGCCCTCACAACCATGGTTGAAGGCTTGTTCACGCCGCCAGGGACCCGGCCATTTTGtttttacttttattttgtttttattttttttttattttgttttattttctctatatttttttttttttttaatttttaatttttaatttttagttcttttttttttttttttttttttttttttttcttttttgggtTCGCTCTTGACTTCCGGGAAGTTAAGGGCGGCAAACCATGGAAATACACTCACTCTGCTACACACTCTCTTCTAGATGGCCAGTTTTGAGGACAAGGATATCGACCCTACAAAATCAGTGTATGTACGGCTCTGCGGCTGGTGATATCATTGATGGAGAAGTATGGGGCTTCAGGGTCCCCAGCCGAGATCTTAGCTCTACCGGCCTTCAGCTCCGATGCCACCTACTCCCCagctgcttcttcttcttcttcttcttcttcttcttgttgttgtCAATATTTCTAGGAGAGTGTGGTAAATACCTAGCTTTCGTATTCGTTGAGTGCTAAGAATATCTCAACATTAATCTAAGCTAGTTATGCATAAATCTACTTTGTAAATGTCGATACACTTCTCAGAGGGATCATATCTTTGCCTTTGGCTTTTCCGCCTTTATCCTTGCATGGTATCGATCGCGCATTTCCCGTCGAAGCATCTTCCCCGACGGAGTTCGTGGTATCTGCACGTTTCACGGAATTCCATCAGCACTCCGAAACCGAAAATGGTGGTAATAATAAATACATATGTCTAGATCAAAGATATAGAAACTTACGGAGTCCACGATTTCAAGTCCGCCGGCAAGGTGCTTATGTTTCGAGAGTCTACTCTTTACAAACTCATCAAGCTGCTGTACAACCACACTTGCCTTGATGCGCTTCCCTTTTTCTGAGAGAACGACCCACGCACGCGGGAACAGGCTGCCGTCTCCGCGACCGTTGTCGACACCGGCGACACATGCATCCTTGACAAGGCCGTCAGGGTGCGAAAGGAGCGTGTCCTCGACCTCAGTCGCAGCGACTTGGAGGCCCTTGACCTTGATCATCTCCTTCAATCGATCAAGGTAATGAAGTCTATCCTCCGCATCCCGCATGACGAGGTCTCCCGTTCTGAGCCACCCCGGCTCCGTGAAGATTTCGGCCGTGGCTTTCGGGTCGCGGAAGTAACCTGGAGTGACAACGTTCGCTCGAACCCACAACTCACCTTTTGATCCCTTGGGAACGGGCTCGAGTGTATCGGGATCAACAACACGGCCTTCCACGCCGGGGAGCAGGTGTCCGATCGTACCAGGtttggagagggagagaCCAAACATCCCTTCGGCTATCGGCTGCGCGATGGATGCTGCTTCAGAAAGCCCATATCCCGAGGGAACGGGTGTTCCTTGGGGCAGCTTGCGGCCAAACTCATGCGCTACGTCTGGGGGCAAGTACGCGGCTCCGCTCACGACAGTCATCACGGACGAAAGATCATATTTATCCGTGAGTGGCGACTGAGCCAATTGCCTGACGAGAGGTGGGACAAGAGGCAACATGGTCACTTTATATCTCTGTATAAGCTGGAGAGCTTGCTCCAAGTTCCATTTTGACATGAGGATGTTGGTCGAAGGGCTGAGGTTTACCCGCAGCGTCCAAAGGATCATTCCAAACGAATGGTACGCCGGTACAACACCTAATTCAAACGTAAGCCATCCCTATGCCTAGGAGAATTCTGCTATTGGCTTCAAAGCCTACCTAAAATAACTGAGTGTGTTGGAGTAAGACCTAGCTGTTGCTATAATAAGTCGCTGTCCAATTCAAAACCAGAGAAGCCAGGGAGCGTACAAATTGCGCTGTCTTCATCGCAGTGATCGCGCCTTGCATGGATGTGTGGATCGCATTCTTATGTGAGATCATCATCGCCTTTGGAAACCCGGAGGTTCCAGATGACTGAAAGAGATAACATAGGTTATTCCCTCCCCTCAGTTTTCTACTTAGCTCCGGCATCTTCCCCCCTTGCCGAACCAGGTACTCTACCGTCGGATAGCCCTCGACAAAATCCACTGTTGGATCATCAGATATGACGATGATCTTCTTTGGGTTGAGCACAAACGATAAGTTGCTATCATCGCCCGCTTGCGGTCCTCTCTCCAGAGTTTCACGCACTACGGGGAGAAGAGACTCATGTACAACCGCGGATGTGATCTGCATCTTGCGCATGATGTGGTAAAGCTCAAATGGGGTTGAGTTTGGGCTGATTCCTCCGAAGACTACCTCCGCCCGAAAACACGAGTGCGAGATCAGCGGCCATGTTAGATGATTTTTCGAGAAAATACCCAATATCTCTCCGTCCTCTCGGTCGTTTCTGGGTGATTTCTGCAAGCCAATTGGGTTGGCGCCATCGTATCTCAATGCTCGTGATAGCGCGCACACTCGCTGGTAAAATTGGTGCAGCGTTATCTTCTTTCCCGTATTCGCATCGATGAATAGATCGTAGTCTGCTCCCAGGGGCTGATCTGGTGGGAACAGGAATTCATGGACATTCAGATCTTCATCGACCTTGGGGAACGCTCCGTAGGGGCTCCGGAAAATGTGCTCGTCCGTTGGCTGATACTTCCCGCGCACGTCAGGCGATCCAGGTTCAATGAATCTATTTGCCGCCATTCTGTGAAATCAGATAATAACTCTCACTTGAGGAACGAATCTAGAAGAGAACGAGTAGTTTCCCCTGCTAAAAGCATACATCCGGGACATATTATATTTCGAATCAACGGTTGGCCGCTGTCATTATGACTGGAAAACAAGCTCAAGGACCTCGGAACTAGTTGGTTAACTATTGATTTCTGGCTCTCCTCAACAGAAAAAGCAATACGAGCCAATCCACGAACAGCATTCTCCGCATTTTGTGTCAAAGAAGGCGCTGCGTCTCCCGTACCCCAAACGACCCTATCCATCCTCGGCCCAGGATACCTAGCTTCAAACCAAGAGCTTCCCCCGCAAATTGCATTTGGGCCGGCTTCCCTTACAGTGGCGGCATACAGTAATATCGGCCCAATTCGATAGCCCTGACGCTGGGGTCCGAGCCGAGCAGTTCATGGGAAAGGCCAAAATCGCGTATTTCAGCCAACCCAGCCATAAGCGATGGTGCGGCCTGAAAGAAGCAAGGTTGATCTTGCAAGAACCTGGTCCACGCCACAATTAGGCCCTAGCTAGTCAGGCTCGAGAGTTTCCAATCGCACGTCGCATTTCACGAAGCCGCCCAAGAAGCGTTGCTTCGACTCCTGACGAAACGGTTGTGTCTTGGCACTCGGACCTTTCGGCATAAGGTTAATCCGGAACCAAACCTTATATAGACTAGTTCATTCTTACATAATGAATCCGGGTCTTGGCGCGGTCGTGATGGCGGAGCGGGAAACAGCAACGAAGCTTGACTCGACCGTTCCGTCCGCAGGAAAAAGGTCGCTAGCTATCCTCCTCGCAAAGCTTGACAGGCCTACGGAGTCGAGGGTGACTGACAAAGCAAAAGCAGGATACCGGCTAGACCAGGGATACAGCATCCCCTCCCGCCCAAAGAGGTCCCCTCTATGCTCTCAGGGAGTCATGAGTTCCACACCCGTCCCCGACCCCACTCACCGCAAGCGCGAACTCCCCCAGAACGAGCTCGAGGCTTCCTCCCAACTGAAGCTTGGTGAATTCCAGAATGTGCCTACGTTATCGCTTTCCGAAGCCCGACTGGTGATCAACAAGGTCCTCGATCTGAGGAAGAAGTCGAACAATAAATACGAAGAGAGAGAGTAAGAGAACAGAGGAAGCGAATTGGTTACGGCGATGTCTAACGTCTGATCACTAGAACATTAATCAAAACCCAAGACTATCTCGAAGTATTCGCACGGTTCAAGGAGAAGGAAAACATTGAAGCTGTTGAGCGGCTGCTATCGGCGCACACAGAGTTAGAGTTCTTTGAGAGATCTCAGCTAGGTAATATTCCTCGACCAATCgcaccatcaattttgacctCTGGCTAATCCAAGTATGGCGGCGTGAATAGGAAGCCTATGTTGCGACAATGCTGAAGAAGCCAAAGCCCTCATTCCAAGTATAGGAAGTAAGATTTCAGATGCGGATCTACAGGAGCTGCTAGACGAGTTGACCAAACTGAGAAATTTCGTTGAATGAGAGAAAATGTGCCCTATCGGGATTGCATAGAGCGTCGCCGAGCCCGATTAAAGGACTGTTCTACGGCCAATAGAATGAGCAAGGTGGCGCGAGGTCCTCGAGCGATATATTTTCATCACGGCAAACGGAACCGTGCATTGTTCAAAGTCTGCTTATATGCCAGCCCAACCTATCCGCGCTTCCATTGTGCGCTATATATGTTGTCTTTCCCGGGGCCATTTCAATGGTGAAAGAACGTGCACGGTGGCTTACCAAGGCTATGGAATCGTTTCGAGGGACTGATGCGCGGCATTTGGAGAATCCGGAAGTGGAATAAAAGCTGCATTCTAACGGCGTATTTTGATTCGACCCGGAACTCTTTTTCGTGTTACCTGAAAAAGGATAGACCAATGAAATACCCTTGTTTTTTCATTGTAGTTGTTCATTGTTTAGGGTGGAAGAAAATGAATCTATATATCAATCAAACAATGACCCGGGGGGAAGCCTTCAATCCTTATGCGCAACACCTAACATGCACTAAAACTCAAGACCCAAAAATAGAACACGCAGACAAACGGGAAGTCATCGGATGAGCTAGTCTTTTTTAAATGCAACCTCCTCCGGAAGCCTGAACTTTGCGCAGAACATCCTCTTATTCGGTGACACCAACCTGACGCTCCTGATCTCCacttctctttctttatttcctGTACCACCCTCGCAATCCTCAGGTGTGATTGTAAATCCGATCTGTTTTGAAATGCGTTCGCAGATCTCCTTCTTTTCAAACTCTCCATCTTCAGTGTTAGTTGAGAAACAGTAAACATGGATGAGCGGGAGACGTCGGTCCGTGTGAGGAGCGAACAGCTGCTCTTGACCGGCGTATACACCGATGAAAGTGTCAAGGAAAGTTATCGCTGAGGCCGGGAGATTCATGATATAATGGTCGAATGTGCGCGGAGAGGTATAAACTTGCGGAGGAGGCGTTTTTCGATCTGGAGACTTGgatctcttctccttctgtGCACTTCGAGAGATCTTTGGCTTGATAACCACCTTCGCCGGCTCTGCTTCGTATAAGCTTTTCGCAGCGTACTTCACGAAGTCTCGCCCGTTCATATTAAATGCCTTCATAAATTCCTGGACTTTGTTTTTCTTCATGCCATATACCATTCTTTCGTAGCCGTGAGGATTCAGGTCATTGGCCCAAACAAATACACGTTTCTTCGCAGCGGGGAGAGCGAATGGACCAACTCCAGCCATAACGTCGCACACCGCTTCTCCTTCTTTAAAAGTGCTCACTAACCGTGTATGTTCGGTGCTCAGCCGGCTATTCCAGTATACCTTTGCGAAATCGAACGAGAACTCGCAATCTTGCTCGTGAGCGATGACATTGGTGTTATTTTCACCTGCCAGAACTTCGAAGGCAAAAGTGCGGAACTCGCTAGTTGCTCCCACGTCATCTATTTTGTTGATAACAGTTCTTACAGTGGTGTTCTTATCCATCAGAATCTCCGCTATCAGATGTCTATACGGTAGGTACTGGTCTCGAAGGTTGAGGTGCGCGATATGGCCGACTTGGGAAAATCCGACCGGTGTTTCTCCCAGTTCATCTTCGGGCAATATCGCAGAGATTATATCCGCTAttttccaaaaaaaaaaaaaaaaaaagaaaaaaaaaaattagcCTTCTTCACATTCTTCTACATGCTGAAAGGGGCTCATAAACTCACGATAGGTCCAATAATCATAGTCCAGCTGTAAATCGAACGGATTCACCTCGACCGTTTTCGCCTCGACCAGTTGTTTGATAGTAGGAGACCACGTTGAGACATCTACCTAAGCCAATGAGCATCACATTCGACTCCAATTCAACTCCGTGAACAAATCATACCGTCCGCTTTCACGCCTTCCCTCAATAGAAGGCATTTTCTCGCTTCATCGTCCTCATTCTTGATCACCTGCGGCTTTCGTATGGGCAAAATCCTGGGCAGGGCGAGCATATCATTACTCTTTGTCAATTCGCTTTTTACCCGGGAAATATTCTTGTTCTCAAGCACTGTCGCCGCTGAAAGGGGTACCGTCTTCTTGAAGAACGATCGGTCGAGAACGCGCATTGCGCGATTGACGGGCGGCCGGAACATGTCTGAAGAGGAATTGGTCGGAGTCTCCTGGGTTACAGGAGCCAGGGACATTTATGTTCGCGTTACGCTCTCGCAGAGTTCAATATTTGGGATCCTTATTTATCTCGGGAGGGTTTGGGAAACCTTTCCGCGCTTTGAATATTGATCTCAGCTAACTAGCGCATGATCTGGGAGCACTCCCGGAATTTTACTGGTGCTCCACAATATTTCGCTCAGGCTCAAGTCTAGAACAAGGTTTTTTCTGTAGTTGTAGAGCTTTCGTTCTGCAGGATTGTACTCCGAATCTGTCACCTTTTTCTCGTAAATTTTCCACTCGGCGGGCAGCAGTCACGTGGGAGCGGGAGATCGACCTGCCGCCCGCTGCGGAGTTGTTGCACCGATTGATAAATCAACGCTGAGATAGTTAAGTAAATAGGGGTATCATTGAAACTATCTTATCCATGTAACTAACTAAAAACGTATGTGGCCCGGTAATATACGAAGTAGATTCATCAACATAAGCAACATCCAATACTTCACCGGCAACCAGCACTGAAACAAAACCAAGTAAACTGCTTGAATAGGGTCATTTCGTTCTCTCATCCGGCTTCAGACTCCCCGCTACCTTGCCCTTTCGATGTTCCCTCTCCGCCTCAAGACACTCAATTCTTCCACGCAGCTCCTTAATCCTCGCATCTCTGGTCCTAATAGCCATTCTAGAGACGTCTCTGCCTTTAGTGATACTCAGTGTCCGTAAATCATATGTATCCAAAAGGTTCACTAGATCATTTCTAGCCTTTTCTGGAAGAGAAATGTGATGTGATTCCAGAAGACCAAGCGTATCAGAAATAAGTTTGCACTGTTGTTGCTGATGCTGTGAGCGCAGTGGATAGCCACGCATAAGTGGTGTAGACGCAAAACGCGCGGGTGTCGGTGTTGGAGGTGGAAGTGGATTTGTTCTCATGGACGGAACAGAATGGTGCAAGGCGCCTGATGGTGGAGCAAGCGGAGGAGGAGTGATATTCCTTTCCATGTTGGAACCTTTAGTTTCAGGCGGTTCATTCACCTGGACCTTGGGCATATTGGCTTTCAAAGTCGACCCGGTCCTTTCCTGGCTCTCCATCAACTTCGTCGCCTCCTGGTCCATCTCCTCGGCCCATCCAAACGAAaagtcatcatcatcatcctcctcctcctcctcctcctgcacCAGTTTTCGCTCTTCCATCTCCTTCGGACGCTCCAGTTCCTTTAACCAGTTAGTCAGCAACTGGTTGTCCTTGTGCGTCCCAACCCGCTGTGTCTTGCTCGGACTCTTTTCCAACGCGGCCACATCGTCATCGCCATCCCGCGTTCTCTTCTGAGCTGTAGTCTCGGGTGTCAGCAAACCTGTTTGCATGGCATCCCTCATTCGCAAGATAGATGGCGTCATCGGAGCGCGACCCATCGTATTCTTCGTCCCCGTCCTCGAGTTCGTCATTAAGCCCCGTTCGGAGCGGCGCCTGGCCTCATCGTCCCAGATGAAGAATTTGCAGCGCTTGCGTTCCGGTTTGGCACATCTATAGACTATTTCGTAGCAGTATATCCATCAGTTTCCTGGaaatgaaaaaaagaaataaaataagaatTCCATTGCGAAAAGAGATCGTCCAAGTGCCAGCttgggggagagagagaggctCAAATGTAGGAGCTAGCTAGGCACAGTGCAACGAGGCCATCAGACTCACACTTCCGCCCATGATTTTTTCCACTTTTTCTCGCCTCCAGCTCTATCGCTGGAAGGCGTGGGACGCAATCGCAAAGCCATTTTCCATTGATAAGCGCGTCCCCTGTTAATGTGGAAACCTGTCTTCGACTCTCAGTGTTGTTTGTCTGGGCCATAGCGGGTGGAAAACGAGTTGTCATTATGTCGGTTCTCTTTGAGAAAGATAGCGTATATCCATATGAAGCTTAGGTATCATCCGAATCCCATCAGAACTTGCAACTTCATGGAGGGGGGCGCATGAAACGCAACACAGGACAACGAAACGACGACTTGCCCAGGCTCTCAGCCTTGTCACCAGCCTTTCGAGCTTCAAAGTCGCCACGCCACACCACACCACGTCACACCCATATATGTAGTTTgttgccaaaaaaaaaaggcaacCACAAAGTAAATATGCAACCATCCTACGCACAGCACGGTTCGGTTCAGAAGCCAGAAACGTGAAGATCGAAAGACATTAACAATAACTTAGCTATGTACGGAGGACTTCCATCAGAGAATCTCTGCACCTCTATTTCGAGCTTCCAACCAGGAACCATATCACAGAGTATCCAATAACAATAAAGAAACAAGCCTACggaacacatgcaactccaAACCAACCACCAAACGCGTCCTCTTTGGCAGCACTTCACTACAGCGCCCCATATCCaccagggaaaaaaagaaggccTACTTCTACCTCAAACAATATAACTAACCAAATGATAACAATACGGGGAATCACAGGGAAGGTATGCGGGCGCTATTCCGCCAAAACATGCCTCAACATCAGAGTAAATGACTCTTGAAGTTTCAGTATCTCTCGAATTTCCGGTTTCACTGGCTCTCCAGCCGTTCGTCGCAACCGATCTTGCCTCTTCGCACGACGTTTCCGCTCTAAGGCGATGGGGTCGAGTTCGTCCTCCGCAGAATCTTCATCTGAGGTATCCGATGCAGCATCGGAAATAGCCAAGTCCTCGAGGTCGGCCTAGATAAATCTGTTAGCCTGAA
This window harbors:
- a CDS encoding uncharacterized protein (EggNog:ENOG410PKJ3~COG:I); the protein is MAANRFIEPGSPDVRGKYQPTDEHIFRSPYGAFPKVDEDLNVHEFLFPPDQPLGADYDLFIDANTGKKITLHQFYQRVCALSRALRYDGANPIGLQKSPRNDREDGEILGIFSKNHLTWPLISHSCFRAEVVFGGISPNSTPFELYHIMRKMQITSAVVHESLLPVVRETLERGPQAGDDSNLSFVLNPKKIIVISDDPTVDFVEGYPTVEYLVRQGGKMPELSRKLRGGNNLCYLFQSSGTSGFPKAMMISHKNAIHTSMQGAITAMKTAQFLGLTPTHSVILGVVPAYHSFGMILWTLRVNLSPSTNILMSKWNLEQALQLIQRYKVTMLPLVPPLVRQLAQSPLTDKYDLSSVMTVVSGAAYLPPDVAHEFGRKLPQGTPVPSGYGLSEAASIAQPIAEGMFGLSLSKPGTIGHLLPGVEGRVVDPDTLEPVPKGSKGELWVRANVVTPGYFRDPKATAEIFTEPGWLRTGDLVMRDAEDRLHYLDRLKEMIKVKGLQVAATEVEDTLLSHPDGLVKDACVAGVDNGRGDGSLFPRAWVVLSEKGKRIKASVVVQQLDEFVKSRLSKHKHLAGGLEIVDSIPRTPSGKMLRREMRDRYHARIKAEKPKAKI
- the RPB4 gene encoding RNA polymerase B (EggNog:ENOG410PP7T~COG:K~BUSCO:15617at33183), which produces MNPGLGAVVMAERETATKLDSTVPSAGKRSLAILLAKLDRPTESRVTDKAKAGYRLDQGYSIPSRPKRSPLCSQGVMSSTPVPDPTHRKRELPQNELEASSQLKLGEFQNVPTLSLSEARLVINKVLDLRKKSNNKYEERETLIKTQDYLEVFARFKEKENIEAVERLLSAHTELEFFERSQLGSLCCDNAEEAKALIPSIGSKISDADLQELLDELTKLRNFVE
- a CDS encoding uncharacterized protein (EggNog:ENOG410PFBF~COG:T~BUSCO:618at33183) codes for the protein MPPPPGIPPELIPGGARNGGLQANTNTGVYGDAYQTHSPTDIPDPTTGAPWANSSAPNPEETDNRLGRPQEPGQGQRERSTPRDRSRQNGPAGGKSPGNTSRICRKCGEPLLGQFVRALGGTYHLECFQCNDCGDVVASKFFPVDAEDGNGQYPLCETDYFRRLNLICYECGGALRGSYITALDRKYHIEHFTCSVCPAIFGAQDSYYEHEAKVYCHYHYSTCFAQRCNGCQTAILKQFVEIFRNGQNQHWHPECYMIHKFWNVRLAPNGQEYEPPELDVDAPQEERDRIRKKEDEMEEKVYRIWSVLSTFEESSAQCISDMLLHVSNGAYADGVVVAKKFIFHVEVLFKGTDRLAAVISSKGMKDLSYAREAKLLCKKIVAFFALLSKTQETGVRKLGVTQELLALVTGLAHYLKLLIRIGLQGALKVERETQSADELFKFLQKAEDLDGLNRISASGLTSNVERLANQQSDCCAACKDPIDDECISLGERLWHKKPPHLVCGACQDDLTMDLSRARWSEKNDRPYCRACAEQRGHDPQAIGGFVYVTRLQQYVFLLEVALARLLAVLRSGGTLPHTSDDPNLNQYEANDGHRVSATGELQSPPQRANTRSNSYAEASKDTAPSSLEQTVGEMRRLRSTRNERAVSTTFKKARTSRIIDGPKGSSARPGSSGVEGDSRQYGFQIVEERDADGEPITDLTFGNQDALTLDDISRIVAAEQAKEHRPNAFKHARTGLVASAEPAPKIKQGHQRELSNAEDRQGQQPPKHTKYFSELSALEYFIVRHVAVLSMQPLVEGHFNLEELLELIETRKPTIWNIFGKAFKNDSRKGGKKKGVFGVNLEQLVDRDGTESTHGVGPGNLRIPTFVDDAISAMRQMDMSVEGVFRKNGNIRRLKDTAELIDTKYETADLNKESPVQVAALLKKFLREMPDPLLTFKLHKLFIVSQKIPDLDTRRRVLHLTCCLLPKSHRDTMEVLFSFLGWTASFSHIDEESGSKMDIHNLATVMTPNILYSNTKAAGVDDSFLAIEAVTSLLEFNDSMCEVPHDLQSILNDSSLFNREAEITTKEILKRWGEIAKFPVPQRTPTGLDSLPARSGSNRGSNTPVATRIDGDPSQATAWQMQSSVRHVQPQQAHDGSELRPHAQPIRSDSGDSYHSQGYSHQQQIPYRSQQPIGQPGI